One Manihot esculenta cultivar AM560-2 chromosome 18, M.esculenta_v8, whole genome shotgun sequence genomic window carries:
- the LOC110606543 gene encoding sister chromatid cohesion protein SCC4 isoform X1: MEAVAEGLWGLADYQEQKGEIGKAVKSLEAICQSQVSFLPIIEVKTRLRIATLLLKHSHNVNEAKSHLERAQLLLKSIPSCFELKCRTYSLLSQCYHLVGAIPPQKQILHKALDLTASTAPEVTVKLWSCNFSSQLANALIIEGDYHSAISALESGYDCAAEICYPELQMFFATSVLHVHLMQWYDDNLVQSALNRCDLLWDSLGPDRREQCLGLLFYNELLHIFYQLRICDFKNATQHVDKLDAVMKADLQKMREIQRLNNELNALNQSLSRPDLPNRDRSLLSLKHSQIQQKLTSMSKSSSFPEHSLEPAYFGNSRRASEDKLVLAPPPMDGEWLPKSAVYALVDLMSVIFGRPRGNFKECTKRIQSGMQTIQVELVKLGITDGVREVDLRHSAIWMAGVYLMLLMQFLENKVAMELTRSEFVEAQEALVQMKDWFIRFPTILQACESVIEMLRGQYAHSVGCYSEAAFHYIEAAKLTESKSMQAMCQVYAAVSNFCIGDAESLSQALDLIGPIYRMKDSFVGVREQASVLFAYGLLLMRQDEYEEARTRLAKGLQIAHNSMGNLQLIAQYLTILGHLALALHDTVQAREILRSSLTLAKKLYDVPTQIWVLSVLTELYQGLGEIGNQMENEDYRKKKSDELQKKLSDAHSSIHHIELIDKVKLEVKQFQEFDIKRAMANESMRVNLDIPESVGLSTPVPNSSSSRLLDLDNRRRGKRRI; encoded by the exons atggAAGCGGTGGCTGAGGGACTATGGGGATTGGCTGATTACCAGGAGCAGAAGGGGGAGATAGGCAAGGCAGTGAAGAGCCTTGAAGCTATTTGCCAATCTCAGGTCTCTTTCTTGCCAATTATCGAAGTCAAAACCCGTCTTCGCATCGCTACTCTTCTTCTTAAACACTCTCACAACGTCAATGAGGCAAAATCCCACCTCGAGCGAGCTCAATTGCTTCTCAAATCCATCCCTTCCTGCTTCGAATTGAAGTGCCGTACTTACAGCTTGTTGAGTCAGTGTTATCATCTGGTGGGTGCTATTCCTCCGCAGAAACAGATTCTCCATAAGGCCCTCGACCTCACTGCTTCCACTGCTCCTGA GGTAACAGTTAAATTATGGTCCTGCAACTTCAGTTCACAGCTTGCCAATGCATTGATAATCGAAGGGGATTATCATTCTGCTATTTCTGCTTTGGAATCTGGTTATGATTGTGCTGCTGAAATTTGTTATCCAGAATTACAG ATGTTCTTTGCAACTTCTGTTCTACATGTGCACCTCATGCAATGGTATGATGATAATTTAGTTCAGTCTGCTCTTAATAGATGTGATCTGCTGTGGGATTCCTTGGGCCCTGATAGA aGAGAACAATGCTTAGGTTTGCTCTTTTACAATGAACTGCTTCACATATTCTATCAACTCCGCATCTGTGATTTCAAGAACGCTACCCAACATGTTGACAAGTTGGATGCTGTTATGAAGGCTGACTTACAGAAAATGCGTGAAATACAGCGCCTAAACAATGAACTTAATGCCCTAAATCAAAGTCTCTCCAGGCCTGATTTGCCCAACAGAGATAGGTCATTATTGTCTTTGAAGCATTCTCAGATTCAACAGAAACTGACAAGCATGTCTAAATCCTCATCGTTTCCTGAACATTCTCTGGAACCTGCGTACTTTGGAAATTCAAGGCGGGCATCAGAAGATAAGCTAGTGCTGGCACCACCTCCAATGGATGGGGAGTGGTTACCAAAGAGTGCCGTATATGCATTGGTTGATCTTATGTCTGTCATATTTGGCCGTCCACGGGGAAATTTTAAGGAGTGCACCAAGCGCATTCAATCTGGAATGCAAACTATTCAAG TGGAGCTGGTAAAGCTTGGAATAACTGATGGTGTTAGAG AAGTGGATTTGCGACACTCTGCCATTTGGATGGCTGGTGTCTATTTAATGCTATTAATGCAGTTTCTTGAAAACAAAGTGGCTATGGAGCTCACACGATCTGAATTTGTTGAAGCACAAGAG GCACTAGTTCAAATGAAAGATTGGTTCATTCGCTTTCCAACAATCCTCCAGGCCTGTGAGAGTGTTATTGAGATGCTCAGGGGCCAATATGCTCATTCCGTTGGCTGTTATAGTGAAGCAGCTTTTCACTATATTGAAGCAGCAAAA CTAACAGAGAGCAAATCAATGCAAGCTATGTGCCAGGTTTATGCAGCTGTCTCTAATTTCTGCATTGGTGATGCTGAATCACTCTCACAG GCACTTGATTTGATTGGACCAATTTACAGAATGAAGGATTCTTTTGTTGGAGTTCGAGAGCAAGCAAGTGTCCTTTTCGCTTATGGCCTTTTGTTAATGAGGCAAGACGAGTATGAAGAAGCACG AACTCGGCTAGCCAAGGGCTTGCAGATTGCACATAATAGCATGGGGAACCTTCAACTTATTGCACAGTATTTAACAATCCTCGGACATCTGGCACTTGCGCTGCATGATACTGTACAAGCAAGAGAGATTTTGAGATCCTCCCTTACACTGGCAAAGAAGCTTTATGATGTCCCAACTCAAATATGGGTGCTATCTGTTCTGACAG AGTTATATCAAGGATTAGGTGAGATTGGAAATCAAATGGAGAATGAGGACTATCGAAAGAAAAAGTCTGATGAACTGCAAAAGAAACTCTCAGATGCACATTCATCCATTCATCACATTGAACTG ATAGACAAAGTAAAACTTGAAGTTAAGCAATTTCAGGAGTTTGACATCAAGCGTGCCATGGCAAATGAATCCATGAGAGTCAATCTAGACATACCTGAATCTGTTGGTTTATCTACTCCAGTACCAAATTCCTCATCATCAAGGCTTCTTGATTTGGATAACAGAAGACGTGGGAAGAGAAGAATTTAG
- the LOC110606543 gene encoding sister chromatid cohesion protein SCC4 isoform X2 encodes MEAVAEGLWGLADYQEQKGEIGKAVKSLEAICQSQVSFLPIIEVKTRLRIATLLLKHSHNVNEAKSHLERAQLLLKSIPSCFELKCRTYSLLSQCYHLVGAIPPQKQILHKALDLTASTAPEVTVKLWSCNFSSQLANALIIEGDYHSAISALESGYDCAAEICYPELQMFFATSVLHVHLMQWYDDNLVQSALNRCDLLWDSLGPDRREQCLGLLFYNELLHIFYQLRICDFKNATQHVDKLDAVMKADLQKMREIQRLNNELNALNQSLSRPDLPNRDRSLLSLKHSQIQQKLTSMSKSSSFPEHSLEPAYFGNSRRASEDKLVLAPPPMDGEWLPKSAVYALVDLMSVIFGRPRGNFKECTKRIQSGMQTIQVELVKLGITDGVREVDLRHSAIWMAGVYLMLLMQFLENKVAMELTRSEFVEAQEALVQMKDWFIRFPTILQACESVIEMLRGQYAHSVGCYSEAAFHYIEAAKLTESKSMQAMCQVYAAVSNFCIGDAESLSQALDLIGPIYRMKDSFVGVREQASVLFAYGLLLMRQDEYEEARTRLAKGLQIAHNSMGNLQLIAQYLTILGHLALALHDTVQAREILRSSLTLAKKLYDVPTQIWVLSVLTGEGRSNGAVISSRL; translated from the exons atggAAGCGGTGGCTGAGGGACTATGGGGATTGGCTGATTACCAGGAGCAGAAGGGGGAGATAGGCAAGGCAGTGAAGAGCCTTGAAGCTATTTGCCAATCTCAGGTCTCTTTCTTGCCAATTATCGAAGTCAAAACCCGTCTTCGCATCGCTACTCTTCTTCTTAAACACTCTCACAACGTCAATGAGGCAAAATCCCACCTCGAGCGAGCTCAATTGCTTCTCAAATCCATCCCTTCCTGCTTCGAATTGAAGTGCCGTACTTACAGCTTGTTGAGTCAGTGTTATCATCTGGTGGGTGCTATTCCTCCGCAGAAACAGATTCTCCATAAGGCCCTCGACCTCACTGCTTCCACTGCTCCTGA GGTAACAGTTAAATTATGGTCCTGCAACTTCAGTTCACAGCTTGCCAATGCATTGATAATCGAAGGGGATTATCATTCTGCTATTTCTGCTTTGGAATCTGGTTATGATTGTGCTGCTGAAATTTGTTATCCAGAATTACAG ATGTTCTTTGCAACTTCTGTTCTACATGTGCACCTCATGCAATGGTATGATGATAATTTAGTTCAGTCTGCTCTTAATAGATGTGATCTGCTGTGGGATTCCTTGGGCCCTGATAGA aGAGAACAATGCTTAGGTTTGCTCTTTTACAATGAACTGCTTCACATATTCTATCAACTCCGCATCTGTGATTTCAAGAACGCTACCCAACATGTTGACAAGTTGGATGCTGTTATGAAGGCTGACTTACAGAAAATGCGTGAAATACAGCGCCTAAACAATGAACTTAATGCCCTAAATCAAAGTCTCTCCAGGCCTGATTTGCCCAACAGAGATAGGTCATTATTGTCTTTGAAGCATTCTCAGATTCAACAGAAACTGACAAGCATGTCTAAATCCTCATCGTTTCCTGAACATTCTCTGGAACCTGCGTACTTTGGAAATTCAAGGCGGGCATCAGAAGATAAGCTAGTGCTGGCACCACCTCCAATGGATGGGGAGTGGTTACCAAAGAGTGCCGTATATGCATTGGTTGATCTTATGTCTGTCATATTTGGCCGTCCACGGGGAAATTTTAAGGAGTGCACCAAGCGCATTCAATCTGGAATGCAAACTATTCAAG TGGAGCTGGTAAAGCTTGGAATAACTGATGGTGTTAGAG AAGTGGATTTGCGACACTCTGCCATTTGGATGGCTGGTGTCTATTTAATGCTATTAATGCAGTTTCTTGAAAACAAAGTGGCTATGGAGCTCACACGATCTGAATTTGTTGAAGCACAAGAG GCACTAGTTCAAATGAAAGATTGGTTCATTCGCTTTCCAACAATCCTCCAGGCCTGTGAGAGTGTTATTGAGATGCTCAGGGGCCAATATGCTCATTCCGTTGGCTGTTATAGTGAAGCAGCTTTTCACTATATTGAAGCAGCAAAA CTAACAGAGAGCAAATCAATGCAAGCTATGTGCCAGGTTTATGCAGCTGTCTCTAATTTCTGCATTGGTGATGCTGAATCACTCTCACAG GCACTTGATTTGATTGGACCAATTTACAGAATGAAGGATTCTTTTGTTGGAGTTCGAGAGCAAGCAAGTGTCCTTTTCGCTTATGGCCTTTTGTTAATGAGGCAAGACGAGTATGAAGAAGCACG AACTCGGCTAGCCAAGGGCTTGCAGATTGCACATAATAGCATGGGGAACCTTCAACTTATTGCACAGTATTTAACAATCCTCGGACATCTGGCACTTGCGCTGCATGATACTGTACAAGCAAGAGAGATTTTGAGATCCTCCCTTACACTGGCAAAGAAGCTTTATGATGTCCCAACTCAAATATGGGTGCTATCTGTTCTGACAG GAGAAGGCAGAAGTAATGGTGCAGTAATCTCATCTAGATTATAA
- the LOC110606544 gene encoding NAD(P)H-quinone oxidoreductase subunit N, chloroplastic codes for MAAATCLQHVGTPPSVNLQQKQHHHQPTKQKTVMMGLGTGWSSLKCKNGRRVGGVVRCSGIGIEDFIGGDLVKFDLGRWLSDVEEHKALAIYTPHEGGYEGRYFTRLRYQGYYFLDLTARGLGDPETTLTKIHPVCPAHLGKQPIARWYFPPEVDYRLAALPPDAKGLIVWIIEAKVLSKAELQFLALLPSLRPKVRVIAECGNWRKFMWKPLKEIAGLTTQMKLE; via the exons atggctGCAGCCACCTGCCTGCAACATGTGGGTACACCACCGTCAGTCAATCTCCAGCAGAAGCAGCATCACCACCAGCCGACAAAGCAAAAAACAGTGATGATGGGGCTTGGAACCGGATGGTCTTCTTTGAAATGTAAAAATGGAAGACGAGTGGGTGGGGTAGTGAGGTGTAGTGGGATAGGAATAGAGGACTTCATAGGAGGGGATTTGGTCAAGTTTGATTTAGGACGTTGGCTATCAGATGTGGAAGAGCACAAGGCCCTTGCCATTTACACTCCTCATGAAGGAGGCTATGAGGGCCGTTACTTTACTCGACTCAGGTACCAAGGCTACTACTTCCTAGACCTCACTGCTCGTGGCCTTGGTGATCCTGAGACAACTCTTACCAAGATTCACCCTGTTTGCCCT GCACATCTTGGGAAGCAGCCCATTGCAAGGTGGTACTTTCCACCAGAAGTTGATTACCGACTAGCTGCTCTGCCCCCAGATGCCAAAGGACTTATCGTCTGGATAATTGAAGCCAAG GTTCTGTCAAAGGCTGAACTGCAGTTTCTGGCATTGCTTCCCTCGCTTCGGCCTAAAGTCAGGGTCATTGCTGAATGCGGAAACTG GAGAAAATTCATGTGGAAGCCACTCAAGGAGATTGCAGGACTTACCACGCAAATGAAGCTTGAGTAA